Proteins from a genomic interval of Chryseobacterium indologenes:
- a CDS encoding patatin-like phospholipase family protein, whose product MKTEDLNTILEDDSLSGASKDKLVALHQNISSKEFSDLLDEYGHQYVEFVQEGGGVWGSALVGYLYGLEIFGVRFLKVAGTSAGAINTMLIAACRTKEEAKSDVIKDILFSWDFSDFMDGKTYVKTTLHAMLNNKNFFKINAILAIIFIVILIITPFAIPSGTILNAKLMFLIPLVPALILFFCIKKLYHNFRKENSGLNPGNVFLDTMKNALDGFGVKTVANLNEKFIQKEYNLNLNYRYGNRDEYYTIALQSIEKIKVKNQEHIDETRYKIFYNSVVNNDYYRNNPFYQLRSEYVVITTDINAKIKVELPTMANLYWSEEELKHISPAEFVRASMSVPFFFEPFQKSINKNDDSVKYAWKFWMNTKQEDINSVGVFIDGGSISNFPIDLFHADEVFYPRLPLFAVQLTSDSGILSERGKTSEEIMATPFSYAGNIISTLKGFNDKTFLTKHSFYRLYSIQTVNCGTSSWLNFFMKKEEKEDLFNRGFQAALDFLNQFDWEKYKYERMMLTMKEKKILKEEDTPTVG is encoded by the coding sequence ATGAAAACTGAAGACCTGAATACAATTCTGGAAGATGATTCTCTATCCGGAGCCTCCAAAGATAAGCTAGTGGCATTGCATCAGAATATTTCTTCTAAAGAGTTCTCAGATCTTTTAGATGAATATGGTCATCAGTATGTGGAATTTGTACAGGAAGGCGGTGGTGTCTGGGGAAGTGCACTGGTAGGTTATCTGTATGGACTGGAAATCTTCGGGGTCCGTTTTCTGAAAGTTGCCGGAACGAGTGCAGGAGCAATAAATACCATGCTTATAGCCGCCTGCAGAACAAAAGAAGAGGCTAAGAGCGATGTTATTAAAGACATTTTGTTCAGCTGGGATTTTTCAGATTTTATGGATGGAAAAACGTATGTAAAGACGACACTCCATGCCATGCTGAATAATAAGAATTTCTTTAAAATCAATGCTATCCTGGCTATTATTTTTATTGTCATTCTTATCATTACTCCTTTTGCTATTCCTTCAGGGACGATACTGAATGCAAAGCTGATGTTCCTTATTCCATTAGTTCCAGCCTTAATCTTATTTTTCTGTATCAAAAAACTGTATCATAACTTCAGGAAAGAAAACAGCGGTCTGAACCCCGGAAATGTCTTTTTAGATACCATGAAAAATGCGCTTGATGGTTTCGGAGTAAAGACGGTAGCCAACCTCAATGAAAAATTCATCCAGAAAGAATATAATCTTAACCTGAATTACCGGTACGGAAACAGGGATGAATATTATACCATTGCGCTTCAAAGTATCGAAAAGATTAAGGTTAAAAATCAGGAACACATTGATGAAACTAGGTACAAAATATTCTATAACAGCGTTGTAAACAATGATTATTACAGAAATAATCCTTTTTACCAACTCAGATCGGAATATGTGGTCATCACGACGGATATTAATGCCAAAATAAAGGTAGAACTGCCTACTATGGCGAATTTGTACTGGTCGGAAGAGGAACTCAAGCACATCAGCCCGGCTGAATTCGTGAGAGCATCCATGTCTGTTCCTTTCTTCTTTGAACCTTTTCAGAAAAGCATCAACAAAAATGATGATTCTGTAAAGTATGCCTGGAAGTTCTGGATGAATACCAAACAGGAAGATATTAATTCTGTGGGTGTATTTATCGATGGTGGCAGTATTTCCAACTTTCCGATTGATCTTTTTCACGCAGATGAAGTGTTCTATCCGCGTCTTCCTCTCTTTGCGGTACAGCTCACCAGCGATTCCGGTATCCTTTCTGAAAGAGGAAAAACAAGTGAAGAAATTATGGCTACTCCTTTCAGTTATGCCGGGAATATCATCAGTACCCTGAAAGGTTTTAATGATAAGACTTTTCTCACCAAGCACAGTTTTTACCGACTTTACAGTATACAAACCGTTAATTGCGGAACCAGCAGCTGGCTGAATTTCTTTATGAAAAAGGAAGAAAAAGAAGATCTTTTCAACAGAGGTTTCCAGGCAGCCCTGGATTTTTTGAATCAATTTGACTGGGAAAAATATAAATATGAGCGAATGATGCTCACCATGAAAGAGAAAAAAATTCTGAAAGAAGAAGATACGCCAACTGTGGGATAA
- a CDS encoding NAD(P)H-dependent oxidoreductase: protein MKTLIIVTHPEIEKSVINKRWIEELKKYPEKYTVHQLYEAYPDGKIDVSREQELMEAYDKVVFQFPFYWFSSPPLLKQWLDEVVLYGWAYGSNSGFKLAGKKMSLAVTAGIDEDGYSASGEYKYTMNELFRPYELTFDYIQAEYIKPFVYYGIERDSSDEWIERSVPMYLEFLDKL from the coding sequence ATGAAAACGTTAATAATTGTCACTCACCCTGAAATTGAGAAATCCGTCATCAATAAAAGATGGATTGAAGAACTGAAGAAATACCCTGAAAAATATACAGTACATCAACTATATGAAGCCTATCCCGACGGAAAGATAGACGTGAGCCGGGAACAGGAACTCATGGAAGCTTATGATAAAGTGGTGTTTCAGTTTCCATTTTACTGGTTCAGCAGTCCGCCACTTTTAAAACAATGGCTCGATGAGGTTGTATTATACGGCTGGGCCTATGGAAGCAATAGTGGTTTTAAACTGGCAGGAAAGAAAATGTCGCTGGCTGTCACAGCCGGAATCGATGAAGATGGCTATTCAGCCTCGGGAGAATATAAATATACGATGAACGAGCTTTTCAGACCCTATGAACTGACCTTTGATTATATACAAGCAGAATATATCAAACCTTTCGTGTACTACGGAATAGAAAGAGATTCTTCCGATGAATGGATTGAGAGGAGTGTTCCGATGTATCTGGAGTTTTTGGATAAGTTATAA
- a CDS encoding helix-turn-helix transcriptional regulator — protein MTKIKETSTNFANKKALADECPEIYASNLIGGQWSLAICCYLVNGKMRFGELKKKLQNITERMLTLQLRRLEEDKIVTRTVFAEVPPRVEYELTEIGYKLKPIILEFEKWGKEHKALLENDCKNNNN, from the coding sequence ATGACTAAAATAAAGGAAACCTCAACCAATTTTGCCAATAAAAAAGCCCTTGCTGATGAATGCCCGGAAATCTACGCTTCGAATCTTATCGGAGGACAATGGTCACTGGCTATTTGTTGTTATCTGGTTAATGGTAAAATGAGATTTGGAGAACTTAAAAAGAAGCTCCAGAATATTACGGAACGAATGCTTACCCTACAGCTCAGAAGACTGGAAGAAGATAAAATTGTCACCAGAACAGTCTTTGCTGAAGTTCCTCCGAGAGTAGAATATGAGCTTACAGAAATCGGCTACAAGCTGAAACCCATCATTCTGGAATTCGAAAAATGGGGTAAAGAACATAAGGCTTTACTCGAAAATGATTGTAAAAACAACAATAACTAA
- a CDS encoding DNA-3-methyladenine glycosylase I, with protein sequence MSYCLAIEGMQPESRKQLHKNYHDNYYGFPIHDDNELFGRLILEINQAGLSWETVLKKEENFRKAYDNFDIQKIAAYTESDRERLLSDSGIIRNKLKVNAAIENARTIIALQDEFGSFQKWLEHHHPKTLQEWMKLFKKTFKFTGGEIVNEFLMSTGYLEGAHAETCPIHSKVLARKPLWKQTIKK encoded by the coding sequence ATGAGTTATTGTTTAGCTATAGAAGGGATGCAGCCCGAAAGCCGAAAACAGCTGCATAAAAACTACCATGATAATTATTACGGATTTCCAATTCATGATGATAATGAATTATTCGGAAGACTGATTCTCGAAATAAATCAGGCGGGTTTGAGCTGGGAAACGGTCCTGAAAAAAGAAGAAAACTTCAGGAAAGCCTATGATAATTTTGATATTCAGAAAATTGCAGCTTATACAGAAAGTGATCGCGAAAGGCTACTGAGTGACAGCGGGATTATCAGAAATAAACTAAAGGTAAATGCCGCCATTGAAAATGCCAGAACTATCATTGCTTTGCAGGATGAATTTGGTTCCTTTCAAAAATGGCTTGAACATCACCATCCTAAAACATTACAGGAATGGATGAAATTATTCAAAAAAACATTCAAATTCACAGGTGGTGAAATTGTGAACGAATTTCTGATGAGTACAGGATATTTAGAAGGTGCTCATGCAGAGACTTGTCCCATTCATTCTAAAGTGTTGGCCCGGAAACCTCTGTGGAAACAAACGATAAAGAAGTAG
- a CDS encoding quinol oxidase, which yields MKNTKNNQSYDLAGLYTLSLRMVIGWTYFSAFWRRLILENKLTPDENGYIGEKFNHFLPNALGIKPIIEYLVTHPDSLQRSMMTFTIIEAVVGLLIILGFFTRLMSIGIFSLALGILLGSGWLGTTCVDEWQIGVLGVAGGFVLFLTGSSTYSIDHYFIKKSKSFTYSTWFRWLGSGPLPVVNVKSFVLAGSLIIFGLTLYTNQYFHGGVWGTLHNKSVQPKIEISNISHEKSLLKFQLYRTEGADVYGSFLIGIHILDKNGNVLKELSHTDLSKFAQENIENHYVAKIRSGKHSLVIPLGAKADISINIGDIIQKSEIHTLKLIDISGIEWVKTLR from the coding sequence ATGAAAAATACAAAAAACAACCAGTCTTATGACCTGGCTGGATTATACACTTTATCGCTCCGAATGGTTATCGGATGGACCTACTTTTCAGCATTCTGGCGAAGACTTATTCTTGAAAACAAACTTACTCCCGATGAAAACGGATATATCGGAGAAAAATTCAACCATTTTCTACCCAATGCTCTGGGAATCAAACCTATCATTGAGTATCTGGTCACTCACCCGGATTCTTTACAGAGGTCTATGATGACCTTTACCATTATTGAGGCCGTTGTAGGCTTACTGATTATACTTGGATTTTTCACCAGACTTATGAGTATCGGAATTTTCAGCCTAGCTCTGGGAATCCTTCTGGGGTCGGGCTGGCTGGGAACGACCTGTGTAGATGAATGGCAAATTGGTGTTCTGGGAGTTGCAGGTGGTTTTGTATTGTTTCTTACAGGAAGCAGTACCTATTCCATTGATCATTATTTCATCAAAAAAAGCAAAAGCTTTACATATTCAACATGGTTCCGATGGCTAGGTTCTGGCCCTTTACCTGTAGTTAACGTAAAAAGTTTTGTACTGGCAGGTTCCCTAATCATTTTTGGACTTACCTTATACACCAACCAATATTTCCATGGAGGCGTATGGGGAACGTTACACAATAAATCTGTACAACCGAAGATCGAAATTTCGAATATTTCCCATGAGAAATCGCTTCTGAAATTTCAGCTGTACAGAACTGAAGGAGCTGATGTCTACGGTTCATTTTTAATCGGAATCCATATTCTTGACAAAAACGGGAATGTTTTAAAGGAACTTTCGCACACGGATCTTTCAAAATTTGCTCAAGAAAATATCGAAAACCATTATGTGGCTAAAATCCGGTCCGGGAAACACAGTCTTGTAATTCCTCTTGGTGCTAAAGCTGATATCAGCATTAATATTGGAGATATCATTCAAAAAAGTGAGATCCATACTTTAAAGCTGATTGATATCAGTGGAATTGAATGGGTAAAAACTCTCAGATAA
- a CDS encoding HlyD family secretion protein has protein sequence MENNNTQVAEPKKKKSLVFPIILAAVVIGGGIYGYRAYTYGQYHEETDDAQIASNMAPVISKISGYVAEVKVKDNQFVKKGDTLVILDNRDQKMALDQSQAALATAKSNISTAEATTTATSKNINSSQAAVATANAQIEAAKVNVWKTSQDLKRYANLVKDHSITEQQYEQALAAKQSADKQLQVLVEQRNQIAQQTTIASSQTAASSQQISVASSMAKQREVDVENARLNLSYTVIVAPEDGYVGKVPTQAGQYLQAGAQLFALVKNDQKWVVANFKETQVDKMVEGQKVKIEIDAFPDQEFDGVVSSFSPATGATFSILPPDNASGNFVKVVQRLPVKIDFVNLDKNIAKRLRTGMNVKAEVSLK, from the coding sequence ATGGAAAATAATAATACACAGGTAGCTGAACCTAAAAAGAAAAAAAGTTTAGTCTTTCCTATCATTTTAGCAGCTGTTGTCATCGGGGGAGGAATCTACGGTTACAGAGCTTACACCTACGGACAGTATCATGAAGAGACGGACGATGCTCAGATTGCTTCCAATATGGCACCGGTAATCTCTAAAATCTCAGGATATGTCGCTGAAGTAAAAGTGAAAGACAATCAATTTGTGAAGAAAGGAGATACATTGGTTATTTTAGACAACAGAGATCAGAAGATGGCCCTTGATCAGTCACAGGCAGCACTGGCAACAGCAAAAAGCAATATTTCAACTGCTGAAGCTACTACTACGGCGACTTCTAAAAATATCAACAGCTCTCAGGCAGCTGTAGCTACAGCAAACGCACAGATTGAAGCGGCAAAAGTAAATGTTTGGAAAACTTCACAAGATTTAAAAAGATATGCTAATCTTGTAAAAGATCATTCGATTACAGAACAACAATATGAGCAGGCTTTGGCGGCAAAACAATCAGCAGATAAGCAGCTTCAGGTATTGGTGGAACAAAGAAACCAGATTGCTCAGCAGACGACGATCGCTTCTTCACAGACTGCGGCAAGTTCTCAACAGATCAGTGTAGCAAGTTCAATGGCAAAACAAAGAGAAGTAGATGTTGAAAATGCAAGATTAAATTTATCATACACTGTAATTGTAGCTCCTGAAGACGGATACGTAGGAAAAGTACCTACCCAGGCAGGCCAGTATCTGCAGGCAGGTGCACAATTGTTTGCCTTGGTGAAAAACGACCAGAAATGGGTAGTTGCCAACTTCAAAGAAACACAGGTGGATAAGATGGTCGAAGGACAAAAGGTGAAAATTGAGATTGATGCATTCCCTGATCAGGAGTTTGATGGAGTGGTAAGCTCATTCTCTCCGGCAACAGGAGCTACGTTCTCTATTCTGCCTCCGGATAATGCAAGTGGTAACTTCGTTAAAGTAGTGCAGAGACTTCCTGTAAAGATCGATTTTGTAAACCTAGATAAAAATATTGCAAAAAGATTAAGAACAGGGATGAACGTGAAAGCAGAAGTTTCCTTGAAATAG
- a CDS encoding TolC family protein — translation MKRINNSVIALSLFIGIANANAQEKKTLSLDEAVQLGIQNSKNLKIDAAKIEEATADLLEAKNRQLPELKVSGSYMYLPIKPNVDIKLPGLAGGAGGPEIHQVLYGSANLSVPIYSGGRIKYGIQSAKYLVEASKLSTENDKIAIAYNVAQAYNNLFKANQSIKVFEENLAASQKRDETFLKMENNGLIARNDRLKANLQTSNIELQLLEAKNNYNIANINMDLLLGLPETTELEVDQNYIEEGTDIKPVDFYINEARENRKDLQALAQQRKAAELGTKAAKAENLPSIAFTGGYVAADIPKFLTVYNAINVGVGISYNLSNIWKENSSLRQSQAREKQLAATDELLNDNIKLDVNREYQNTDYSKKRISVYEKSAEQANENFRITKNKYDNGLATMTELLDADAAQIGANVGVINAKADAALAYRKLLQTTGTLTIK, via the coding sequence ATGAAGAGAATAAATAACTCAGTGATTGCATTATCACTATTCATAGGAATAGCAAATGCAAATGCCCAGGAGAAAAAAACACTTTCTCTTGACGAAGCTGTGCAGCTGGGAATCCAGAACAGCAAGAATCTCAAGATCGATGCAGCCAAGATCGAGGAGGCTACAGCTGATCTTTTGGAGGCTAAAAACAGACAGCTTCCGGAATTAAAGGTTTCAGGAAGCTATATGTACCTTCCGATAAAGCCGAATGTGGATATCAAATTGCCGGGTCTTGCCGGTGGAGCAGGAGGCCCAGAAATACATCAGGTTCTTTACGGTTCAGCCAATCTTAGTGTTCCTATCTACAGCGGGGGAAGAATCAAGTACGGGATTCAATCTGCAAAATATCTGGTAGAAGCATCCAAGCTGAGTACAGAAAATGATAAAATAGCGATTGCCTACAATGTAGCACAGGCTTATAACAATTTGTTTAAAGCCAATCAGTCTATTAAAGTTTTTGAAGAAAACCTTGCTGCATCTCAAAAGAGAGATGAAACTTTCCTTAAAATGGAAAACAACGGCTTGATTGCAAGAAACGACAGATTAAAGGCAAACCTGCAGACCTCAAATATCGAACTTCAATTGTTGGAAGCGAAAAATAACTACAATATTGCCAATATCAATATGGACTTATTGCTAGGCCTTCCTGAAACAACTGAGCTTGAAGTGGATCAGAATTATATCGAAGAGGGAACAGATATAAAACCGGTTGATTTTTATATAAACGAAGCGAGAGAAAACCGTAAAGATTTACAGGCTTTAGCACAACAGAGAAAAGCGGCCGAGCTGGGAACAAAAGCAGCAAAAGCAGAAAATCTTCCGTCAATTGCATTTACAGGAGGATATGTAGCAGCAGATATTCCTAAGTTTCTTACGGTTTACAATGCTATCAATGTAGGAGTGGGAATCTCTTATAATTTATCAAATATCTGGAAAGAAAACTCATCGTTGAGACAATCGCAGGCCAGAGAAAAGCAGCTGGCAGCTACCGATGAATTACTGAATGACAACATTAAGCTTGATGTAAACAGAGAATACCAGAATACAGATTATTCTAAAAAGAGGATTTCTGTGTATGAAAAATCTGCAGAGCAGGCAAATGAAAATTTCAGGATTACAAAAAATAAATATGACAACGGTCTTGCAACCATGACAGAATTACTGGATGCAGACGCTGCACAAATAGGCGCTAACGTAGGAGTAATCAATGCAAAAGCAGACGCTGCATTAGCCTATAGAAAACTATTACAAACAACAGGAACTTTAACAATTAAATAA
- a CDS encoding TetR/AcrR family transcriptional regulator, with translation MISKEENILFAAEKLFAEKGFEGTSTREIAKAAQVNISMISYYFGSKEKLYEKLVEYRMNEGQFFSKDLLGRTDINEWEKIEKVIDQFSSRIRTQKCFYRIMQREQLHTQNPQIVEFLKQTKMGFISMYSQILESGLKNGIFTKNPPIYLLHSTVSGTLFYAFNAKEMYKEFLNDTEDEEVFDEKYYTELNKHIKYLLKDLLGYEENK, from the coding sequence ATGATTTCAAAAGAAGAAAATATATTATTCGCAGCCGAAAAGCTTTTTGCTGAAAAGGGGTTTGAAGGAACCTCCACCAGAGAAATAGCAAAAGCGGCTCAGGTAAATATCTCTATGATCTCATATTATTTTGGCTCTAAGGAAAAGCTTTATGAGAAATTAGTTGAATACAGAATGAATGAAGGCCAGTTTTTTTCTAAAGATCTTTTGGGAAGAACTGATATCAACGAATGGGAGAAGATTGAAAAAGTAATTGATCAGTTTTCAAGCAGGATAAGGACACAAAAATGTTTTTACAGAATTATGCAGAGGGAGCAGTTGCATACTCAGAATCCTCAGATTGTAGAATTTTTGAAACAAACCAAAATGGGATTTATTTCTATGTACTCCCAAATTTTGGAAAGCGGTCTTAAAAATGGAATTTTCACCAAAAACCCTCCAATTTATCTGCTTCATTCTACCGTCAGCGGAACTTTATTCTATGCATTCAACGCGAAAGAAATGTACAAGGAGTTCCTGAATGATACAGAAGATGAAGAGGTTTTTGATGAAAAATACTATACAGAACTTAATAAACATATAAAATATTTACTAAAAGACCTTTTAGGTTATGAAGAGAATAAATAA
- a CDS encoding DNA polymerase III subunit delta' produces the protein MNWDNIAGQDHLKKLLRESITENRVSHAQLFVGKEGYGTLPMVLAYAKEILSQENEHAASKVEHLNHLDLHFSFPVFTDNRNSLSKNKFDDFREMILDSPYASYDDWTAFLESENKQLFISADEIDDQNQKFALKSYEGGTKILIVWRADKMNVAASNKFLKFLEEPPAKTVILLTAESTNDILPTILSRTQIVEVPRLGDEDLEKYLTKNFSVSAEKIREIIHEAQGNLNDAIKLLNSGDKSNEFEKLFVQWVRDAFMVKKKPEYLKSIIFWAREIAGWNREKQKNFLNYCSEIFRLALLQNYQSENLVYKKIDANGFNWAGFSKFISGANIQSILEEISTADLHLTRNGNPKIVWTDLGIKLSRYIHKNS, from the coding sequence ATGAATTGGGACAACATCGCCGGACAAGATCATCTTAAAAAACTTCTCAGAGAAAGCATTACCGAAAACAGGGTGAGCCACGCCCAGCTTTTTGTAGGAAAGGAAGGGTACGGGACCCTGCCTATGGTACTGGCTTATGCAAAAGAAATACTAAGTCAGGAAAATGAGCATGCCGCTTCCAAAGTAGAGCATCTTAACCACCTGGATCTTCATTTCAGCTTCCCCGTTTTTACTGATAACAGAAACTCTCTGAGTAAAAATAAATTTGATGATTTCAGAGAGATGATTCTCGATTCTCCTTATGCCAGTTATGATGACTGGACTGCTTTTTTAGAATCCGAAAATAAACAGCTCTTTATTTCTGCAGATGAAATTGATGACCAAAACCAGAAATTTGCCTTAAAAAGCTATGAAGGAGGAACCAAGATCCTGATCGTATGGAGAGCCGATAAAATGAACGTGGCAGCTTCCAATAAGTTTTTAAAATTCCTGGAAGAACCTCCCGCAAAGACTGTTATTCTTCTTACTGCAGAAAGTACCAATGATATACTGCCAACCATTCTCTCCAGGACACAGATTGTAGAGGTCCCAAGACTTGGCGATGAAGATCTTGAAAAATACCTTACCAAAAACTTCTCCGTTTCTGCAGAGAAAATAAGAGAAATTATTCACGAAGCTCAGGGAAACCTGAATGATGCCATAAAACTTCTGAATTCAGGAGATAAAAGTAATGAATTTGAAAAGCTCTTTGTACAATGGGTACGTGATGCCTTTATGGTAAAAAAGAAACCCGAATATCTGAAAAGTATTATTTTCTGGGCAAGAGAGATTGCCGGCTGGAACAGAGAAAAGCAGAAAAACTTTCTCAATTATTGTTCCGAGATTTTCAGACTGGCACTTCTGCAGAATTATCAATCAGAAAACCTGGTGTATAAAAAAATAGATGCCAACGGATTCAACTGGGCAGGATTTTCAAAATTCATCAGTGGGGCCAATATTCAAAGTATTCTGGAAGAAATAAGTACTGCAGATTTACATTTGACCCGAAACGGAAATCCTAAAATTGTCTGGACCGACCTTGGAATAAAACTGTCAAGATATATCCATAAAAATTCATAA
- the lptC gene encoding LPS export ABC transporter periplasmic protein LptC, translated as MKLSKKISYKNIACLFSCAIFFILTSCEEDLTKRKGSESKNFPSQVINNANIIQRDSGFVTMKAKAPIIEKYELIDSIYTVARKGISIEFFDKKKPKTPGTIKAKYAKFYDYKKFYEAKGDVRITTNEGQKFAMQSIYWDQRKKRIYTKDTVYVTMEDGSTLVGANGMTAKDDFSEYTFYNNSGDFNSKRISENKK; from the coding sequence ATGAAGCTTTCAAAAAAAATATCATATAAAAATATAGCATGCCTTTTTAGTTGTGCTATATTTTTTATACTGACTTCGTGTGAAGAGGATCTTACCAAGCGAAAAGGCAGCGAAAGTAAAAACTTCCCTTCCCAGGTCATTAATAATGCTAATATTATACAGCGTGATTCCGGCTTTGTCACCATGAAAGCCAAAGCCCCCATTATCGAAAAATATGAACTTATAGACAGCATCTACACTGTAGCCAGAAAGGGAATTAGTATTGAGTTTTTTGATAAGAAAAAACCTAAAACACCGGGAACCATCAAAGCCAAATATGCTAAGTTCTATGACTATAAAAAGTTCTACGAAGCAAAAGGAGATGTAAGAATCACCACCAATGAAGGGCAAAAGTTTGCCATGCAAAGTATTTACTGGGATCAGAGAAAAAAAAGAATCTATACCAAGGATACAGTCTATGTCACCATGGAAGACGGCTCCACACTGGTAGGCGCCAATGGAATGACTGCCAAAGACGACTTTTCTGAATATACTTTTTATAATAACTCCGGAGATTTTAATTCTAAAAGAATTTCTGAAAATAAAAAATAA